One window from the genome of Saccharomyces mikatae IFO 1815 strain IFO1815 genome assembly, chromosome: 6 encodes:
- the SWP82 gene encoding Swp82p (similar to Saccharomyces cerevisiae SWP82 (YFL049W); ancestral locus Anc_8.1), whose product MVYEGDGETTRDERSSSSLKQGDIGVVFIVPKILIREHERVILKQILQILGQDELVQAPLDKFPYRKLEVTRYIDDSKTRDVTDTSYKMVQMDAYGEKKTSLKGKLFGGRQFLFNTFMFMAHGDVLLVLLQDVIKVLYQDETMPDENEFIGRHDQFLIMETSEEQTIFLVKNGVLPEGSNGPFRYITARSAFVEFGASVIVGGQRIVDDYWESLAKKQNFSSHQRVFKLTTKLISKISLLRPSFQNNKATNTNHTDTGTGAISDLKFESPYPIVTEQPSAEIREAYIENFAKGEHISAIVPGQSISGTLELSAQFRVPRYHSKNSFQQALQMKAMDIPIGKHEELLAQYESQASDGSSLTSLPNNIPSVNPSNKPIKRMLSSILDINVTSSKNKKSEENEMIKPMNRGLIKNNTSLNINGWKFESLPLKSAEHSGKKQYYRGLPLYEKNALLGRLKQLTPNEIKELEHLHDAVFVNTGLQNVRKVRTKKWKKYWQYKAGIPIGLKRSQLDEFENKYLKDVLAQTSVTTNFNEVTNTDETITTKRIPNANFLGNCNIKDFKPPYIYPRLSNLPQNTPGNETTVKPDADVKNKNPNSMMMTDAMTTKQGTFSNLINGVSMDKIGK is encoded by the coding sequence ATGGTTTACGAAGGTGATGGAGAAACTACACGTGATGAAAGAAGCAGTTCTTCTCTGAAGCAAGGCGATATTGGGGTTGTATTCATAGTACCTAAAATACTTATCAGAGAACATGAACGGGTTATACTTAAACAAATCCTACAAATTTTGGGTCAAGATGAACTAGTACAAGCTCCCTTGGATAAATTTCCTTACCGAAAACTAGAAGTAACAAGATATATAGATGATTCCAAGACCAGGGATGTTACGGATACTTCCTATAAGATGGTACAAATGGATGCATATGGGGAGAAAAAGACAAGTTTGAAAGGTAAATTATTTGGTGGTAGGCAGTTTTTATTCAATACATTCATGTTTATGGCTCATGGTGATGTCCTTCTGGTGCTTTTGCAAGATGTTATCAAAGTACTATACCAGGATGAGACGATGCCTGACGAGAACGAGTTTATTGGCCGACATGATCAATTTCTAATAATGGAAACTTCAGAGGAGCAAACGATTTTTTTGGTCAAAAACGGTGTTCTTCCTGAAGGGTCCAATGGGCCTTTTAGGTACATAACTGCCAGATCCGCGTTTGTTGAATTTGGTGCTTCTGTTATTGTTGGGGGTCAACGCATCGTTGATGATTATTGGGAATCGTTAgctaaaaaacaaaatttctCATCTCATCAGAGAGTTTTCAAGTTAACAACAAAACTAATCTCAAAAATATCACTTTTACGCCcttctttccaaaataaCAAGGCAACCAATACCAACCATACTGATACAGGTACAGGTGCAATTTCCGACTTGAAATTTGAATCACCATATCCAATAGTCACAGAACAACCATCAGCAGAGATCAGAGAAGCGtatattgaaaactttGCTAAAGGTGAACACATTTCAGCCATTGTTCCTGGACAAAGTATAAGTGGAACATTGGAACTAAGTGCACAGTTCAGAGTACCACGTTATCATAGTAAAAACTCATTTCAACAAGCTCTGCAAATGAAAGCAATGGATATACCGATCGGGAAGCACGAAGAATTACTAGCCCAGTATGAAAGCCAGGCGTCTGACGGTTCCTCACTAACTTCATTGCCTAATAATATTCCTTCTGTCAATCCTAGTAATAAGCCCATCAAACGAATGTTAAGTAGTATTCTTGATATTAACGTTacatcatcaaaaaataaaaaatctgAGGAAAACGAAATGATAAAGCCCATGAACAGGGGTctaattaagaataacaCGTCTTTGAACATAAACGGCTGGAAGTTCGAATCCCTACCTTTGAAATCCGCGGAACATTCTGGAAAGAAGCAATATTATAGAGGATTGCCTTtgtatgaaaaaaatgcattGTTAGGAAGGTTGAAACAGCTGACACCAAAcgaaatcaaagaattggAACATTTACACGATGCCGTTTTTGTTAATACTGGCTTACAAAATGTCAGAAAAGTAAGgacaaagaaatggaaaaaatattggCAATATAAGGCAGGCATTCCTATCGGTTTAAAACGCTCCCAATTAGACGAATTCGAAAACaaatatttgaaagatgTGTTGGCACAGACAAGTGTCACCACTAATTTTAATGAAGTAACAAATACTGACGAAACAATAACAACGAAAAGGATACCAAACGCAAATTTCTTGGGGAACTGCAATATTAAGGACTTCAAGCCTCCATACATTTATCCTCGTTTGAGCAATTTGCCACAAAACACCCCTGGAAACGAAACGACCGTTAAGCCAGACGCTGatgtgaaaaataaaaacccTAAttcaatgatgatgacggATGCAATGACGACAAAACAGGGCACTTTTTCCAACTTAATTAACGGAGTATCTATGGATAAAATAGGAAAGTAA
- the SMKI06G0140 gene encoding uncharacterized protein, producing MTIYCSVFSALLAFLVLANTTSADTEACLPTNERKNGMNINFYEYTLGDITTYREPAYMGYEFSDTEKLGSVSGQTGLSIYYRSPCDNTPVCWDLLRRDEDPCSEYDVVPMKRDTDDCDSSAAYWGSDLFGFYTTPTNVTVEMTGYFLAPENGSYTFYFDTADDSAILSIGGDKAFQCCEQEQSPATSTDFTINAISGNTDSSLEGSVYMYAGYYYPMKVVFSNADFSASLPISMSLPNGTMVFDDFDGYVYSFENNPAQADCTITDPARHTVKPMVRTRTQSWTGTYTTTQVQTSIYTGLNGLTTEETIFEIQTPTDTTSSMSTQTYSSTGITTAANISSIASRSSQAVVASSTTIPTSSDLTQSETVSSSASSSTSTSTSSAFSTSSVIITSTISSDSTSTSSALSTIPTSSNTTSSSQSNLVSSSASFSTSSVIITSTISSDSTSTSSALSTIPTSSNITYSSQSNLVCSSASFSASSVIITSTISSDSTSTSSALSTIPTSSDTTSSSQSNLVSSSASFSTSSVIITSTISSDSTSTSSALSTIPTSSNTTYSSQSDLVSSSTTSSILITSSSTTSETQSKTQATTISFDSSISGTMSSTEDKVTSSPMSSDSSTISFTTSSTLPQITSSFISFVHSITPIYPSNQTAITSGSPSTTSEASTLSKSSESSKATVISVSSNLRSSTLDADAHTASTSSSSLAATGTQSFHSSATPTDSNTRSLTTSNIFVDSSSTLSTYLTTGSASSSSHTNIRSFSTISSKGQEQTLSSSHTLTSSRSIKFSESYMSSVITFTGSNTENFKSQTSSISSSASHSENYRVSTTSISFGSLKSSSSLSVPSFTTYTTSGTSNQNETPSFTASTKSSINRSFASFSQLPVTTSDKITSPPHHVRTTISSVTPVATEKKERTTLVTITSCEFDICSETVSPAIVSTSTATVSGAATEYTTWCPISTLTPSEQTTLITVTYCKSGVCSKTTSPAIVSTATTIVNDAVTVYTTWCSLTTYNEGDAAGFTTKVSYSSTNPRVSKMKTTTHGKEEYSTSGSDTHPSPSASIIIHSNGISSASKTTDAGVLGATYLNTVYEQPRSTYTSNVLGSSTAYLEMSSYVGIGNGLLTNNAVSILIASVLLAII from the coding sequence ATGACCATATATTGTTCAGTATTTTCGGCGCTCTTGGCCTTCCTCGTGCTAGCTAACACCACTTCTGCTGATACAGAGGCTTGTTTACCAACAaatgagagaaaaaatgggATGAATATTAATTTCTATGAGTACACTTTGGGCGACATCACCACATACAGGGAGCCTGCATATATGGGTTATGAATTTTCTGACACAGAGAAGTTAGGCTCTGTTAGCGGACAAACTGGACTATCCATATATTATCGTTCGCCCTGTGACAATACCCCTGTTTGCTGGGATCTGTTGCGTCGTGATGAAGATCCTTGCAGTGAATATGATGTTGTGCCTATGAAACGTGACACTGACGATTGTGACTCAAGTGCTGCTTATTGGGGTTCTGATCTTTTTGGGTTCTATACTACTCCAACGAATGTTACTGTGGAAATGACAGGTTACTTTCTAGCGCCAGAGAATGGCTCTTACACATTTTATTTCGATACAGCTGATGATTCTGCAATTTTGTCCATTGGGGGTGACAAAGCTTTTCAATGTTGCGAACAAGAACAATCTCCCGCCACATCTACGGATTTCACAATCAATGCCATTAGTGGTAATACAGATTCTAGTTTGGAAGGCTCGGTATACATGTATGCTGGCTACTATTATCCAATGAAAGTTGTTTTTTCGAACGCTGATTTTTCAGCTTCACTTCCTATCAGTATGTCATTGCCAAATGGCACTATGgtttttgatgatttcGATGGATATGTCTATTCTTTCGAAAACAACCCAGCTCAGGCTGACTGTACTATCACAGACCCTGCAAGACACACAGTTAAGCCTATGGTAAGAACTAGAACTCAGTCATGGACTGGGACATACACCACCACACAAGTGCAAACTTCTATTTACACTGGTCTGAACGGTTTAACTACAGAAGAgacaatttttgaaatccaAACACCAACCGACACTACCTCATCCATGAGCACTCAAACTTACAGTTCAACAGGTATCACAACAGCTGCTAATATATCCAGTATTGCTTCCAGATCTTCTCAGGCAGTGGTTGCAAGCTCAACTACTATACCAACTAGCAGTGATTTGACTCAGAGCGAGACAGTAAGCTCTTCCGCAAGCTCTTCAACTTCAActtctacttcttctgCATTTTCCACTTCAAGTGTAATTATAACTTCTACAATTTCTTCCGATTCAActtctacttcttctgCATTATCTACTATTCCAACCAGTAGCAACACCACATCTTCGAGTCAGAGCAACCTAGTGAGCTCTTCTGCATCATTTTCCACTTCAAGTGTAATCATAACTTCTACAATTTCTTCCGATTCAActtctacttcttctgCATTGTCTACTATTCCAACCAGTAGCAACATCACATATTCGAGTCAGAGCAACCTAGTGTGCTCTTCTGCATCATTTTCCGCTTCAAGTGTAATCATAACTTCTACAATTTCTTCCGATTCAActtctacttcttctgCATTGTCTACTATTCCAACCAGTAGTGACACCACATCTTCGAGCCAGAGCAACCTAGTGAGCTCTTCTGCATCATTTTCCACTTCAAGTGTAATTATAACTTCTACAATTTCTTCCGATTCAActtctacttcttctgCATTATCTACTATTCCAACCAGTAGCAACACCACATATTCGAGTCAGAGCGACCTAGTGAGCTCTTCCACTACTTCTTCCATTTTAATCACCAGCTCTTCCACAACATCTGAGACTCAGAGTAAAACACAAGCTACTACAATATCTTTTGATTCAAGCATTAGTGGTACCATGTCCTCGACCGAGGATAAGGTAACTAGTTCTCCTATGTCTTCTGATAGTTCAACCATTTCCTTCACGACGTCGTCTACTCTGCCCCAAATAACAAGTTCTTTCATATCATTTGTACACAGTATCACTCCTATTTACCCCAGTAATCAGACTGCGATAACAAGTGGTTCTCCATCTACTACTTCTGAAGCCTCCACCTTGTCTAAATCATCTGAGTCTTCCAAAGCTACAGTTATTTCCGTTTCGAGTAACCTCAGATCATCTACTTTAGATGCAGATGCTCACACTGCTTCTACGTCATCTAGTTCTCTGGCTGCTACTGGAACTCAAAGCTTTCACTCTTCTGCAACACCTACAGATTCGAACACTAGATCTTTAACAACATCTAATATTTTTGTCGATAGCAGTTCGACACTAAGCACCTATTTAACCACTGGCAGCGCTTCATCTTCCAGTCACACGAATATCCGTAGTTTTTCCACCATCAGCTCTAAGGGTCAAGAACAAACTTTGTCTTCATCACATACTTTGACTAGTTCCCGTTCCATTAAGTTTTCAGAATCATATATGTCCTCTGTCATTACGTTTACGGGTTCAAACactgaaaatttcaaaagccAAACCAGTTCTATTAGCTCTTCTGCGAGTCACTCTGAAAACTACAGGGTTAGTactacttcaatttcttttggatCATTGAAATCCTCTAGTTCTTTATCTGTCCCATCATTTACCACTTATACAACTTCCGGTACTTCTAACCAAAATGAAACTCCTAGCTTTACTGCTAGCACAAAATCCTCTATAAACAGATCCTTTGCCTCATTTTCTCAACTACCTGTAACTACCAGTGACAAAATCACCTCTCCACCCCACCATGTTCGTACTACTATTTCAAGTGTGACTCCAGTTGctacagaaaaaaaggaacgAACCACTTTAGTTACCATAACTTCTTGTGAATTTGACATCTGTTCTGAGACCGTTTCTCCTGCTATTGTTTCCACCTCCACAGCTACTGTTAGCGGTGCTGCCACTGAATATACTACGTGGTGTCCTATTTCTACCTTGACCCCAAGTGAACAGACGACGCTAATTACAGTAACTTATTGTAAGTCTGGTGTTTGTTCAAAGACTACATCTCCCGCTATCGTTTCTACGGCTACTACGATAGTAAACGATGCTGTCACAGTGTATACTACATGGTGCTCACTCACAACGTACAATGAAGGTGATGCGGCTGGGTTTACCACCAAAGTTAGTTATAGCTCTACTAACCCAAGAGTTagtaaaatgaaaacaacaacTCATGGAAAGGAAGAATATTCCACTTCTGGATCTGATACGCACCCAAGCCCTTCAGCCAGCATCATTATTCATAGTAACGGTATTTCTTCTGCTTCAAAAACTACCGACGCCGGGGTCCTTGGAGCTACTTACTTGAATACTGTCTACGAACAACCTCGTAGTACTTACACAAGTAATGTACTGGGCTCTAGTACCGCCTATTTGGAAATGTCAAGTTACGTTGGTATTGGGAATGGCTTACTAACCAACAATGCTGTAAGTATTCTTATCGCCTCGGTATTGCTGGCAATCATTTAG
- the ALR2 gene encoding putative Mg(2+) transporter ALR2 — MSSLSNSSDSLSDLSRSNCSTNPMVSRNTKEHTGLYDHRQHSDLSPFHHESVSLKKDDISKHALPKSVPSNEENYRMKNGGFVGKPEISTTSCIESENLGETIVHHGLRASANFYSKPSRLAYSMPSQRQLLKKNSAFFSRKKAGIKRGYGMALSTVPSIDKSKSNVSSSASTFALTPEASGVNAIFDVSLDLKAGMHSKQTNHKKRAHSTTSIHSSINSTTLLTKAISQKSDVGNDTQEMKPARMNTRTSFHSDVSQASRDSQETEEDVCFPMSPPLHTRVNGIDFDELEEYAQFFNAEKSQFLADLQKPDEQGFSHLYQNAGYSSSGSTTGSLAVLQYTPRIPRYLENSNCVNKTNESGNNGEERVDGKPGLHPGVSFGENRVKGEDDANILIHNLAYSTNHDTDFQIPNRFSFFRSESDETVHASDIPSLVSEGQTFCELFKGGEATWWLDCSCPTDDEMRCIAKTFGIHPLTAEDIRMQETREKVELFKSYYFVCFHTFENDRESEDFLEPINVYIVVCRSGVLTFHFGPISHCANVRRRVRQLRDYVNVNSDWLCYALIDDITDSFAPVIQSIEYEADSIEDSVFMARDMDFAAMLQKIGESRRKTMTLMRLLSGKADVIKMFAKRCQDETKGIGPALTSQINIANLQSVQENVNHGSNDYNSRVSLPNNYLPTTSQPRGDIALYLGDIQDHLLTMYQNLLAYEKIFSRSLTNYLAQLQVESFNSNNKVTEMLGKVTMIGTMLVPLNVITGLFGMNVTVPGKNGNIAWWYGILGVLILLAILSWFLSSYWIKRIDPPATLNEAAGSGAKSVISSFLPKRNKKFNDRSKAINVRVGSSSKSIASLPSKYSRYN, encoded by the coding sequence ATGTCATCCCTATCCAATTCATCTGATTCGTTGTCTGATTTATCAAGATCAAATTGCTCGACCAATCCAATGGTTTCGAGGAATACAAAGGAGCACACAGGATTGTATGACCATAGACAGCATTCAGATCTGTCACCATTTCACCACGAATCAGtttcattgaagaaagaCGATATATCTAAACACGCCTTACCCAAATCTGTTCCTTCTAACGAAGAGAACTATAGAATGAAGAACGGTGGCTTTGTAGGGAAACCTGAAATATCGACTACGAGCTGCATAGAATCTGAGAATCTAGGCGAAACAATTGTACATCACGGACTGCGGGCTTCTGCCAACTTCTACTCCAAGCCATCTAGGTTAGCATATTCCATGCCGTCCCAAAGGCAGCTTcttaaaaagaacagtGCTTTTTTCTCACGAAAGAAGGCAGGCATAAAGAGAGGCTATGGTATGGCACTATCTACTGTTCCCTCAATTGATAAGTCCAAGTCAAACGTATCTTCCTCAGCAAGTACTTTTGCATTGACTCCTGAAGCTTCAGGAGTCAATGCAATCTTTGATGTGTCGCTTGATTTGAAGGCTGGTATGCACTCTAAGCAGACGAACCACAAGAAAAGAGCGCACTCCACAACATCTATACATTCATCAATAAATTCCACGACTCTGCTGACAAAAGCCATATCACAAAAGTCGGATGTAGGAAACGATACACAGGAAATGAAACCGGCACGTATGAACACCAGAACTTCTTTTCACAGTGATGTATCCCAAGCATCCAGGGATTCGCAGGAAACGGAGGAAGATGTTTGTTTTCCAATGTCTCCACCTTTACATACAAGAGTTAATGGtattgattttgatgaacTGGAAGAATATGCCCAGTTTTTTAATGCAGAAAAGAGTCAGTTCTTGGCAGACCTTCAAAAGCCAGACGAACAGGGGTTCAGTCATTTGTATCAAAATGCTGGATATAGTAGCTCTGGTTCCACCACAGGAAGCTTAGCAGTCCTCCAATACACACCTAGAATACCTCGTTATCTTGAAAATAGCAACTGTGTTAATAAAACTAACGAATCTGGGAATAATGGAGAAGAGCGTGTAGATGGTAAACCTGGCCTACACCCTGGGGTATCATTTGGGGAAAATAGGGTTAAAGGAGAAGATGATGCCAACATTTTGATTCATAATCTGGCATATTCCACTAACCACGACACAGATTTTCAGATTCCAAatagattttcttttttccgCTCAGAATCTGATGAAACCGTGCATGCCAGTGATATTCCTTCTTTAGTATCTGAGGGTCAGACCTTTTGTGAATTGTTCAAAGGGGGTGAGGCAACATGGTGGTTAGACTGTAGTTGTCCAACCGATGACGAAATGCGTTGTATAGCAAAAACGTTTGGAATCCATCCATTGACGGCGGAAGACATAAGAATGCAAGAAACTCGTGAAAAGGTGGAACTTTTCAAGTCATATTACTTTGTGTGTTTTCATacatttgaaaatgatagaGAATCCGAGGATTTCTTGGAGCCCATTAATGTTTACATCGTGGTGTGCCGGTCAGGTGTTTTGACCTTTCATTTTGGTCCGATATCCCATTGTGCTAATGTGAGAAGACGTGTAAGGCAATTGCGTGATTATGTCAATGTCAATTCAGATTGGTTATGTTATGCTTTAATTGATGATATCACAGATAGTTTCGCTCCGGTTATTCAATCCATTGAATATGAAGCAGATTCGATTGAAGATTCCGTATTCATGGCCCGTGACATGGACTTTGCAGCCATGctacaaaaaattggtgAAAGTAGACGCAAAACAATGACGTTAATGAGACTCCTAAGTGGTAAGGCCGATGTTATCAAAATGTTCGCCAAAAGATGCCAAGATGAAACTAAAGGTATTGGGCCAGCGCTAACATCACAAATCAACATTGCGAATTTACAATCAGTACAGGAAAACGTTAATCACGGTAGTAATGATTATAATAGTCGTGTAAGCTTGCCGAACAACTACTTGCCTACAACATCACAACCGAGAGGAGATATTGCTTTGTACTTGGGCGATATTCAAGATCATTTATTGACAATGTATCAAAATCTGTTGGCGTacgaaaaaattttctctcGATCCCTTACGAACTACTTGGCTCAATTGCAAGTTGAGTCATTTAATTCGAATAACAAAGTTACGGAAATGTTGGGTAAGGTAACTATGATAGGTACGATGTTAGTTCCGTTGAATGTAATCACTGGTCTGTTCGGTATGAATGTTACAGTTCCAGGAAAAAACGGTAATATTGCGTGGTGGTATGGGATATTAGGTGTTCTGATTTTATTGGCCATTCTAAGTTGGTTTTTGTCCAGCTATTGGATTAAAAGAATAGACCCCCCAGCGACACTCAATGAAGCTGCAGGAAGCGGAGCTAAATCCGTTATCTCTAGTTTTTTaccaaaaagaaacaagaagTTCAATGATCGTTCCAAAGCAATAAATGTAAGAGTCGGTTCTTCAAGCAAATCTATTGCAAGTCTACCCAGTAAATATAGCCGCTATAATTGA
- the SMKI06G0130 gene encoding uncharacterized protein: MASNKIANLTKALQEIRNKCQKSPYQLNVNVGLIFLGCTFDLLNVASMISLIDDLAKKYNISYTTASWSLTSYAVTFAGFIACMGRLGDIVGNSVLFTISCSCFAILSLLCAVMPNFPAFAVFRAIQGICAAGLVPCAYALIPILAPKEKVQKYFSIVSCGFSSTIGLGLIIGGAFAATKIGYRGIFYLTFAVMSLISVIAFFFTYNVENFDKKPQKIQAQTSVKSLDFIGSLIFVAGSILIVVGLTEGGESWNRPVTYVTLIIGILLFFGFFVWNCTYAKIVRGIRFVGIDTSKYFEKVQLLIPVDVLFMKNFIPIVLAFALNNACLFSCLYIIDQYSQYAEKDSPLLAGVKLVPLIICMVVGNALCAFESTKLKPRVGVALGFSLALAGSIILIQLHLIKDNVFWKIFFSSQALVGFGVAIFYPYALQIAVGGAPDQSKGIASGVAQTFGQLGIEITFSVMASVLGDINEMKGKEDAIQNFRTGFQNCSYFTVAVGALGFLVTAICIRDIHTPNDDISDLESSIHRTKIEMDQEKDGPEGKA, from the coding sequence ATGGCATCGAATAAAATTGCTAATCTAACAAAAGCGCttcaagaaataagaaataaATGCCAAAAATCTCCATACCAGCTGAACGTTAATGTCGGATTAATTTTCCTGGGTTGTACTTTTGACCTGTTGAATGTGGCAAGTATGATCTCCCTTATAGACGATCttgcaaaaaaatacaacatTTCCTATACAACGGCCTCATGGTCATTGACTTCCTATGCTGTGACCTTTGCTGGTTTTATTGCATGTATGGGTCGACTTGGTGATATAGTAGGAAACTCAGTTCTTTTTACTATAAGTTGTTCCTGTTTCGCCATTTTGTCACTTCTTTGCGCAGTTATGCCCAACTTCCCAGCTTTTGCTGTCTTCAGAGCTATCCAAGGCATCTGTGCGGCGGGTCTTGTACCGTGTGCTTATGCTTTGATTCCTATTCTAgctccaaaagaaaaagttcagAAATATTTCTCGATAGTTTCTTGTGGGTTTAGCTCCACCATAGGCCTTGGACTCATAATTGGAGGTGCATTTGCCGCTACAAAGATAGGATACAGAGGAATTTTTTATCTGACATTTGCAGTGATGTCCCTTATTTCAGTGATTGcattcttctttacttATAATGTTGagaattttgataaaaaaccccaaaaaattcaagctCAAACTAGTGTCAAGTCACTCGATTTCATCGGTTCGCTTATATTCGTAGCTGGGAGTATACTGATTGTTGTCGGTCTGACAGAAGGCGGTGAGTCGTGGAATAGGCCTGTCACCTATGTAACACTAATTATAGGAAtacttttgttttttgggTTTTTTGTGTGGAATTGTACATATGCAAAGATCGTTAGGGGAATTAGATTCGTTGGTATTGATACCTCTAAGTACTTCGAAAAGGTTCAGCTTTTAATTCCTGTAGATGTTCTTTTCATGAAGAACTTTATACCCATTGTTTTGGCGTTCGCACTAAATAATGCTTGTCTTTTTTCGTGTCTCTATATTATTGACCAATACTCTCAGTATGCAGAGAAAGACAGTCCTCTCCTTGCTGGTGTCAAACTAGTCCCTTTGATAATATGCATGGTTGTTGGTAATGCATTATGTGCATTTGAGTCTACAAAGTTGAAGCCTAGAGTTGGAGTTGCCCTCGGCTTTTCTCTAGCACTTGCTGGATCTATTATACTAATTCAATTGCACTTGATTAAGGATAACGTATTctggaagatttttttcagttctCAAGCCTTGGTAGGCTTTGGAGTTGctattttttatccttACGCACTTCAGATTGCTGTGGGAGGAGCTCCAGATCAATCAAAGGGTATCGCATCCGGTGTGGCACAAACGTTTGGACAACTTGGAATCGAGATAACATTTTCGGTTATGGCTTCCGTTCTTGGGGATATTAACGAGATGAAAGGGAAAGAGGATGCAATTCAGAACTTTCGTACTGGATTTCAAAACTGTTCATATTTTACTGTTGCGGTGGGTGCGCTTGGTTTTTTGGTGACAGCAATATGCATCAGAGACATTCATACGCCTAATGACGATATTTCGGATCTCGAGTCTTCAATTCATAGAACGAAAATAGAAATGGATCAAGAGAAGGATGGTCCCGAAGGAAAAGCCTAA
- the EMP47 gene encoding Emp47p (similar to Saccharomyces cerevisiae EMP47 (YFL048C) and EMP46 (YLR080W); ancestral locus Anc_8.2) → MLKTMNSTVLLTFFIVFAAWTGLLEAHPLGDTSDASKLSSDHSLPDIINSRKVPSNWQTGEQASLEEGRIVLTSKPNSKGSLWSKQGFDLKDSFTMEWTFRSVGYSGKTDGGISFWFVQDSNVPRNKQLYNGPINYDGLELLVDNNGPLGPTLRGQLNDGQKPVDKAKLYEQSFASCLMGYQDSSVPSTIRVTYDMEDNNLLKVQVDNRVCFQTRKVRFPTGSYRIGVTAQNGAISNNAESFEIFKMQLFNGVIEDSLIPNVNAMGQPKMITKYIDQKTGKEKLIEKTAFDADKDKISNNELYRKLDRVEGKILANDINSLETKLNDVIKVQEELLTFMTTLTKHFSTKQPANGEKGMSTDDVIAEDKEEFKDLLSLNEKLEKMLVEQEKYREAAKRHGQDGPQVDEIARKLMIWLLPLIFIMLIMAYYTFKIRQEIIKTKLL, encoded by the coding sequence ATGTTAAAGACTATGAATAGTACAGTACTGCTGactttttttatcgttTTTGCGGCGTGGACAGGATTGTTAGAAGCCCATCCTTTGGGTGACACTTCAGATGCATCCAAGTTGAGCTCAGACCATTCATTACCAGATATAATTAACTCACGTAAAGTGCCTAGTAACTGGCAAACTGGTGAACAAGCCAGTCTGGAAGAAGGCAGAATTGTATTGACCTCAAAACCAAATTCTAAGGGTTCCCTTTGGTCGAAGCAAGGttttgatttgaaagattctTTTACCATGGAGTGGACTTTTAGAAGTGTTGGTTATTCTGGTAAGACTGATGGTGGTATATCATTTTGGTTTGTTCAAGATTCCAATGTACCACGTAATAAGCAATTGTACAATGGACCAATCAACTATGATGGCTTAGAGCTATTGGTGGATAACAACGGTCCATTAGGCCCGACTCTTCGTGGTCAACTAAATGATGGTCAGAAACCTGTGGATAAGGCTAAACTTTATGAGCAAAGTTTTGCCTCCTGTTTAATGGGTTATCAGGATTCCTCTGTTCCTTCCACGATTAGAGTAACTTATGATATGGAAGACaacaacttactaaaaGTTCAGGTGGACAACAGAGTCTGCTTCCAAACTAGAAAGGTCCGTTTTCCTACTGGTTCTTACCGTATTGGTGTTACTGCTCAAAATGGAGCAATCAGTAATAACGCagaatcttttgaaatattcaaaatgCAATTGTTCAATGGTGTGATTGAGGATTCTTTGATTCCTAATGTTAACGCAATGGGTCAGCCAAAGATGATTACCAAATATATTGACCAGAAAACTgggaaagaaaagttgattgaaaaaacagCATTTGACGCTGACAAAGAcaaaatatcaaataaCGAACTGTATAGAAAATTGGACAGAgttgaaggaaaaattcTTGCAAATGACATCAATTCTTTAGAGACAAAGTTGAATGATGTCATTAAGGTCCAGGAGGAATTGCTAACGTTTATGACTACGTTGACAAAGCATTTTTCCACTAAGCAACCCGCTAATGGTGAAAAAGGAATGTCAACTGATGATGTGATCGCagaagataaagaagaatttaagGACCTTCTATCgctcaatgaaaaattggagAAAATGCTGGtagaacaagaaaagtaTAGGGAAGCTGCCAAGCGTCATGGACAAGATGGCCCCCAGGTTGATGAAATTGCTagaaaattgatgatttgGTTGCTCCCATTAATTTTTATCATGTTAATTATGGCATACTATACCTTTAAAATCAGGCAAGAGATCATTAAGACCAAACTATTATGA